TGATAAAGAAAGAAGCACGTGGTTACCGTGCAAAATAAGGCTGTGAATCGTCTGGGGCCGTATGCATCATTATTTTGCATTTTGTGTCcatacattttttttatttatctttgtGGGTACTGATTTCTACGACAGGACAGGTTCAGAAGAGAAAAATGCTGATGCTAATAATTTTGTTGTTGCGTCTTCTTGATACAGGTACAAAAATGTCGTCACCAGTGACTACTAAACACACAAAACTTCATAATCAGACATCAATTACCAATAGTGAATTTGGCTATACCGCTGTACAACTTttgcaaaataataaaaacacacaCCCCATGTATCCCAattctagttagcaattcggcttATTGGAACGGGCATCATCTGCGTATAATTAGTTTTACATACATAAATTCGACACGAATTAATATCATAATTAGTTATAGACAGGTTTTGAGCAGTTAAAAGTTTCATACAGGAAACTCATCCATCATGGTTTGTCAAACTCACAGAGTAAAATTTCAAAGATTTCGCCTTCCCTCTTTATAATCATTACTCTGAAGAGGCCGGTGGTCACAATCTGCTGCTGCCTTCATATTTTCCTCTGAAGTCCCATACAGAGGAATAACGTTGGAAGGTCCCCAGGCAATTCAGAACAcaggaagcaaaaaaaaaaaaacgaacaaaATGTCAGTCTATCAGAAGACTGTATTTTTCCACTGTCAGCTTCTTCTGTATAACTCTAAATCCTCTAAACATACAAAAGTCCTGGAATCCCAAGCTGtaaacaagaaaataaatgaGTTGCCATCCGAGAAGAGATAATGCAGCGCTAAACATACATATTGACAACTTAAAAAAAACGAATTGCTCTATTTTCAAAAGGTTTCAAATTACTTTTCTAATATGAACCTCTATCTATCTAAGTTTATTTAAGAAAACAACTGAAGAAGGGATCTGCAATTACAAAACTTGATAACATGTTTAGCGTGATATAAGAAAACCCCAGTGGCTCAAGGGTTTGGGGATTGACGTGAATGTCTAAGCTCCTGCACTCTACTTGAagatagtttttttttctcttttgtaaaGTAAACTGAATGACTGTTTCCTGCAGTCTTAAAGCTGGATTTTGGAACCAAGGAAAGCAACTACTTCTTTGTATTACAGAAGGCTAAAGAGGATGAACTCAATAAGCAGACACAATGAGACAGCTAGCTAGGAGTACCTGTCATGTTAGGGGTCGCATCTATTCTACATTGAGTACTCAATACATCTAGGAAAAAAATTAGAAAAGCAAGCTACTAAACATAACTCTAGGACGATAGCAAATACACGGGACTAAGACCATGGAAAAGGCTGGCCAATTTATAGGGAACCTTACTTTCATTTTACAACTGTAGTCTGACTACAAATACAGTGGCACAAGGATTAACAGTGTCACTAACAGGCAGATAAAATTTAGATATTTGAATCGAGGTCTAATTTGACTTATGCATCTGACTCGGAACTATTTGAATTAGGTATAATTTTGCAATTGACTCGTTGGGCACATATCTgacctgaaaaaaaaaaaaaaaaaaaaaaaaaaaaaaaaaaaaaaaaaaaaactataacttTATTATTTGTAATTTTTGAGTCAAATGTAAAGAATGGGATTCAGAAGTACAAGCTATTCACATGCAGGTGTTAGGAGCCCTGGACGTATCTGGCTACTAAACAGAACTTTAGAACAATAGCAAAGACGCGGGGCTAGTTTACAGGGCACAAGGATTAATAATGTCACTAACTGGCGGATAAATCACTCTATTCCTATAAGACCACCATACTaccaaataaacaaaaaaaaaacaaaaaaaaaagtgttcagGACTGTCATTTGATTGAACAGATTGGCAAGTCCCAGAGAAAAACGTGCAGCCTTTATGCTTCTGGAATCTAAAACTTGAGCCTTTATGAAAATGAAACTAACCCCAATCAGATAAACCTAAATCTAAACTTGCTGAGACCCATGAGATAAACGCAAGTTTAGGTTTGTCATTTGCTCACAGTAATATGAACCTAGGCTCCAACTTTGGAGACATTTACAAAATTGACTGTTGATTACGAATTTCTTGTAAAAAGTTGACCCCAAAGTACAGAGAGAAGATTTGATATCAGAGCTTACATATTGCATCTTTCTGTCAAAATGACCTGATTCCGTCCATGCCAGAAATTCCAACAAGCTGCTGAAACAAAGTTCCAGGTTGTGTAAAGCATCCCTTAAAGGCACTATCAACATGTTTTGGCATCAGAACAGTATGCCCCATCTTCTTAACCTCACCATTGAGTTTGTAACCGTAATTCAGATCCTGCATTAAAGGAGAGACATGGTTTTTAATACACACAGTATGGCAGAAAACTAACaaacaagataaaaaaaatatcgGATACTAATTATGGAATCTATGTGCGGAATTGAATTTACGCTACGAAACTTGCAGGGAGAAAAGGGTGTATTCTCGACCACAGATAGGTATTCCTATTGTCCTTACTGAAAAAGTCTCAAAAGGTTCATCTTTGTCGAACAGGGGaaaaaaacaaattacttcatggtgtaaattaaaccaagcaagaaaaaaagaaaaatcagattTTCCACAGAAGCTACTGGTCCGTGCTCAGATATATCATCAAGAGTTTGAAACGGATGCTGTGTCACATCAAACCACAAGCTCGAAGGGAAGTACGTTCTAAGGCAGTGGACTCGTGTATCCGTTTTTTTCATGTCTTGGTGCATCACAAAGATAGCCCAAGTAGGTAAAACTACTTGAACTATATTATCTTTCGAGAAGAATCAGCTGCTATGATACTTAACTTCACTGTGCAATGATTGCTTGAAAATATGAGGTTAAACGAAGTAACAGCAAGGGGAACATATCTGTGGATACTAAAACATCTTACTAAATCACGGGCAAGAAGCATGGGTACTTAAAAGAGGAGCTAGATACACTATATTCCTTCTACAGATGCAGCTCCAGATTAGCAACCGCCGCCGTCGTTTCCGGTTCAAAGAGAGAAATATAAAGAGGGGAAAGTGGGAAACTGAAGAATGTCGCCAAGTGCAAACCACCACAtacaaataataaagaaaaaagaattacCAAATTTCACTGGCATATTTTAGTAGTTCAACCAGCAAAGAATAACTAACACACTCCCACACGACAATGGAGGAATGTATACTGAAAGCCCGGCAAAAAATATTATCCTGGTCAGACAATGTTGTATATTGGCAGGTAAAATAAGGATGACTTTGCAAGTAACACTAAGTTTTAACAGCAAAAAGGCATGGAGACATCAATGCAGGCGTAAATAGATTTCAAGATGTAAAAAATAGTAGCAGTTGACATGCATTATCATCACTGGGCTAATTTTATCAGAGTTCCCACTCACCTGTGGCTTATCCATTCTCTCCATTGGCGAAGATTTAAGTAAACCATCAAAGTCAGCAACCCTTTTTCCAATATTCACCCCCCGAGCATAGGATAACAAATCTTCTCGATGTTACTACGCAAGCAAGCAGGGCTGGGCATGCTTCAGCTACAAATTCCACATATAACGAAAACACAAGatgaaaaaatgaaagaaaaacccAACTTCAGTTAAACAACCAGAAATCTAAAATGATCATAGATGTTGAAATCAGTTAAAAGTTCAACATTTCGACAtgccaaatctgaaaagaaataaTGGAAAAGATAATCATAGTGCTTAACAAATAACCTCTAAACTATTTGAATCATAATATCAGCCCATTTCTCAGTACCACAATTAAACAATGTACCTCTACCATGACTAGTAAGTCGAACAACAGCCAGATTATTCCTATAGGATTAGTCCTATGTTGCCGCTGATGATAAGAAACACCAATTGGACATTACAAAATCCCATCTATGTTTATTTTTTATCCTTACAACTAATAGCAAATAAAAGGTAGTCTGCCATTACAAGAATACATTTGGAGCATCAGAGGGTTTAGCAGGTGGTCTTAGAGAAGGATGAGAAACATGAAGACAAGTTTAGTGATAGTCTACTGGTCAAGTGGGAGTCGACATGTTTATCAGCTTTCTCATTTGTGtacgtgtgtgtgtgtgtgttatcTGACAAAGCCTCTAAGAAATACTAGACATAAAATCTAAAATCTAATATTTCAAATATACTTAAAGAGAACTAAACAAACAGCTTAAACAGCAGTGCTGATTATTACGGAGTATAGTCGACATATAGCATAAGATGATTATTTTACCTAAGGATGTTCTCTAAATCGAGCAAATCGGAAGACATTGCCGTCTTCTTGAAAGGGTGGACGTCTGCCAATTGTACGTCAAAAAACTTGTCCGGGATTAAATTATCAGCCATTATCCTCTCTCTAAACCCATAAGCCGGAACTTTGCCATTTATATAAGCCTGAAGAAGAGATTGGTAATCCCCGATGTTACTCACATAACCCGTTTGCTTTAAATGGTGAAAAATCTTCTCGGTGTTATGAATATCACCTCTTGTTGAATACTGATTCATCATAAGCTGGAAAGACTTATATGATGGCTTCAGTCGTCTATCCCCTTGCTGCAAAGCGTTTTGCAAAACTGAGTCCGCTTTCTCAACTTCCCCAGCATCTACATAGAACTTCACAAGAGAGTAACAAAGGATCGGATCTATAGGAAGCCTAGCACTTGTCATTCTTTTTACCAAATCTTCACATTTTGCAACTAGCTTATGGTCTACATAAACATTCAAGAGAGCTATATAACCCTTCGATGATGACTTAACACTTTTTTCAAATATTTCTTCTGCCTTTTCTACTCTTCCTACTTTGCCAAATGCACTGATCCCAGCCACGTCGTCATCAACACGGCCATCTGATTCACAAAGCTTCCATATCCTTTCAACTTGATCAGCCTTACCAAGAGCCGCGTAAAGAGGAAGTAAATGGTTACACTCCCCAAATTTTACCTCCAAATCTTCCGTTTCCATCTCCTTCAAAATCTCCCCTGCCTTCATGTCGAACCCTGCATAAATATAGTGTCTAGCCAACACAGAGCGGATATGGTCATCCAACTCCAAACCATCATTTTTCATATCTTGAACCAACTCCTCCATCCCTGGTGTATCATTAGACTTCCCTTTCACATCTATCAAGATCTGGTAAGTAAACCGAGTCGGCTTCACATCATTTTCATCCATTAACAACAACACATTAGCTATCTTCTTCTTATCAAATTTCCTATACAACGCTATCATCTGCTCACAAGCATAACCACTTACCGGGAACCCCAAATTCCTCATTTTCTCAAACACTTGTTCAGCTCTCTTGGCATTACCAGCCTTAATATGATTATACAAGAGAGTCTTATACACTTTTTCCCCTTTAAACATCTCCGGGATCGACTCATCCAGATACTTCTCAGCAAATGGCAATCCACTTACTTTGGCAATCAAATCAAGCCGAGTCGCATAATCCCTCTCCTCTTCAAAAGTAACCAAATTCTTTATTTCCAACCAGTTTGATAATTGATATGCCAGTTCATACATTTGGTTTCCGCTAAGCCTGTGGAATACTTTCCTAATCTTTGAATTCCCTAATGCCTTAATTTCTGGGATAAACTTATTAAGTGATGCATAAAGATTCCTTGGATGAGCACTCGCAATTAGATAAAACAGATTAAAACGAGGACTTCTTACCTTCTCTGGATCTTCCTCATCCTTAGGAGGATTTTCGAGCTCAGAGAATCCATCTCTCAgatcttcaccaacatcatcttcttctttatcttctttcCTGTCAACACCAAGAATTTTCAAGAGATTTCGATGATTTGATGGGTCCTGGTGAAGATTATTTGATTCTTCTGGTGAAATTTGATGAAGATTGTTTGATTTTGTATGATATGATTGGGGAggagctgctgctgctcctgctacTGCTCTTAGAGAATGCAGTCTTGTTCTGAGAGAAATTGAAGCTCTACGGAGTGTAAACATGATGATGATTGTGAAATACTAGGGCTGGAATTGGATTAAATTTGATTTGATTGGGAAAATGAAATCCTTCGTTAAACCCTAGAAGTTTTCTTGGAGAGGGACTCAAAATGAGAAAGATTACAAGAGAATTTGTTTCCACCCAAATGTCCATCGAGTCTTCATGAGCTGAGTCAGACTGGCATGTTACAATTTTACACCAGGCTCAAGTACATAATAGATCCTGAATTTAGTTTTGTTGAGTATCTTGAGTTGTTCTTCAAGGCGAAAGTCAAGGCGATTTTTCTTGCTATGTTGACCTAGTCAACTTCGATCCTGTCTTCAATCTCTTGATTAATTCTGAAACTCTAATTTATGATATGCTTCTGATTTCATGTTCTACTGGTGATTGACTCTCCTTTTTCTCTGTTTTATTGAAATTCTTCTCCTTATGTTTTAGGTCTCTTTTCACGTTTTTTTGCCCTAATTTTTCAATTAACAACTTTTATTCCTTTTTGCAATCTTTCTCATTAATCCTTGATGCATAAACTTAATTGATTGACTCTTCTTTGTTATCCTTATATCCGCAATATTGTTGCTTTTCACgagttttttcttcctttttcttaTTAGGTCATGAGCTAATGGAGGCGCAGCCATAGGGTTCTCTGTAAAACATCATAAGATTCGATTAATTAAGAGATATTGGCAGAGATGGGTCTGGTAATTGGGTATTGTCTGATGTATCTTGTTTAAGCATTCTTCCTGTATATATTGAAGTTCTGTCATTCAAAGTATTAGGGGTTTTGAGATCCTACTCTTAGTAGGGATTAGATTATGTCTATGATGAATAATGAATAATAAAGTGTTATCTATCTATTCAATTGAAGTTCTTTAGTCTCTCTCACTTACTGTTGTGTTAAATCTGCTTTAGTAAGGTGTAGTCTCTTCTTAATGATGGTATTAGAGAGATGTTGGATTGTTTTGAAGTTTTTCTCTCTGTAGTTATTCCCTGTAATTACTTGTGGTTATCTAAAGTACTGCTACTCTTCATTAAAAGTCGTGAAATGCTTATTCCCCCATTTAGAGATAATTTTATATTAAGAGAGATTAGTTATATTTTACTCTGTGCACTAATTCTTAATGGGTCTGGGTGGcttcctcaaatatatttttacaCTTGGCAAATTTGGTTAACCAGTTCAGTTACTCTTTGATTCTCTGTGCTTTGTGATTATTCACTGTTGTCTCTTCACTTCCTGATTTATGTGGTTATTTCATGTTGAGCGTGATGGTTGTCATTATGGCACGCCTTTCATCTTTCAATTCCAGGAAGTGTCTTAATGCAGTGTCTCATATAGTCTTTCATCTATATATGCTTTGGTTTCCCAAGTTTTTCATTATGCAACTCTTAACTTTCTGAATATCTTCTTGCTCTTAACTTATCTTCTCTGAAATGGCTTTTGTTGTTGAACAAGTAAAAGTTTTAGACCTAGATGAAGATGTTGGAGAGTTCCCTCATATTTTTGCTGCACTTATATGTGATAACACTCGAAGATACTACAAGACCTCTGTGAAACATCATCTGAATAGAATCTTGCCCATTAACTCGGTTGATTTTAAGCTTGCTAAGCCATTTATGCAAGGCATGCCATATTAGAATCTATTTGCAGTCATGTTTAAAAGTAGTAAGGATAGGGATATTGATTTTTCTGCTCGTCCTACTTTACTGTTTTGTCAGCTTTTTGCAGTGCAACCCTTAAACAAGCTGGAGGATATCTTTGATCTGGGTGTGGGAAAAAACTCTTATGCCAGTCCAAGTTACTATTCCTTCAGATTTGTTCAATAAAGGAAGGGCGCGAGAAGTTATGGATCAGATTGATGACCTTGTCAATGCCGAATCTGCTGTTGATAACAGGTTTGAAGTCAAGTTGATGGTTCcattcaattctcctttaactagGAAGGTAGTTATCAACACTACTAGTAAGACCTTTTATATGTCTGCATTTTATCCAAGGTTTCCATGTCGTGCTTGCAAGCGTTGTTTTGTGCTTATCCATGATGAAATTAGATGTCGAGAAATTCAATCTCGGATCTTTGTCAGAGCTCTGCCGGACCCTACTGCTAGATCTACTCATGTTGCAGTCACTAATCCGAGAATGAACCGTTCTGATGTTTCGCGTGCTGCAAATGTCAGAGTTACTCATgcatctgttgttgctgctgcttctagTACAGAATCAAAACCTTTTGCATTCTCTGTAAGTCTTCAACCTTCGGGGGCATTAGGTAATAGAAGCTCGGCTCCCTCCTCTCTCGTTTTTGCTTCTGTCATACCTTTAGTCTCACCTTTAACAATTAGAGAACCATCTAGCACTGGGCTTTCTTCTCGTCGTCCTTCTCCTTTACCTGATTTTCCCATCTTTTCTCCTTTTGATAAAAAAGGTAAGAGACCAAGGACTGAATTTGAAACTAATCCTTTTGTTTTCATGCCTACACCCCGTTGGCCCCATGTGTCTTCTGTGCCTCCTTTTACTCTTCCATCTGATGTATCGTTCAATGTGGGGTATGTTGGAGAATCTTCCTCGATGGGTGCTTCAAAAGGGAATGTTTTCTGGTCCTCTTCTTGCTCTTCCTTTTCACAGACTGTGGTGTCGTCTTCGGGTTTCTCTTTTAGTTATGCTTCTGAATTGAGTTTCGTCTCTGCTTCCTTTGGCTCCTTTTTACCTGACAATGACAATATATGTGAGAATGACCTTAATATTGGATTTAATGATGCTATTATCCTTGAGCCGATGCCTTTAGCTGCTCTTCCGCCTGAACCAGTAGTCTCTGATGAAGAATTTGAGAGGGAAATCGATCTTATGATGTTGGACTCAGACCCTATGGCCGCAGACGCCTCTAATGCTCATGACCCTGTAAGTCTTTTTTCTCCTCTGCTTAATTTTAGTAGAACTTATGTAAGTTATCTTtgttaattagtcatatttctctttctctttgatttcttttcttttcccggCTGTTCTTTCTGGTTTGTTAATTTGACCCTATTAATTACTGCTTTCGCTTTTCAATATGAAGTTTTTAAGTTGGAACATTAATGGGTGTTGTTCAGATAAGAAATGGAGGCATTTATTTATCCTTTTTAGGAAGTTTAAATTAGATAGTATCTGCTTATTTGAAACAATGGTTGATGCTGACACTGTTAGAAGATATCATCTACCTTCCGACTCATGGATTATCATTCCTGTTGTTGGTAAGTCTGGGGGTTTGGCCTTTGGGTACTTTGAAAAATCGAATATTGAAGTGTTAGATTATTCATTGAACATGACTCATATTTTGTGTGATGTCTCGCCTGTTATCTAAAATTGTGTGGTCTCCTTTATTTATGGCTCTTTAAATTTGACTGGCATCAAAATTCAGTGGAATTTTCTTAGTGATATGaatgacaacaacaacaatcctTGGCTTTTACTAGGAGATTTTAACTTCATTTTGCATAACTCGGAAAAACAAGGCGGTAACCCTAATAGTTCCTTTGCTCCTAATTTTGTTAGAGAAAAGCTTTTAAAGATGAATATGAATGAATTTTTCTCTTATGGTAATCCTTTTACTTGGTGAAACATAAGGTTTAAAAATCCGAGTGAGTTGATCTTTGAAAAGTTAGATAGGGATTTTATGAATGATAAATGGGTCACTGTCCTTCCTCAAACTAGAGTTACTAATCTAGGAAGAATTTTCTCTGATCACAGTCATGTTTTGGTTAAATGTTTTCACTGGGAACGGAACATTAATATTCCTTATAAATTATTCAAATGTTGGCAGCTGAACCCTTAATTCAAAGACATTTTGAATAATTCTTGGTCTAAGAGGGTTATTGGTTCCCCTACTTTTGTAGTTGTTAATAAGCTTAAGAATGTAAAATGTGATCTGAGTAAATGgaacataaactcctttggtcATATTAAAACTACTATTGGCAGGCTTAATACTGAACTAGAAAACTTCAAGTGATGCCTTACTCGCCTCAAATTGGGGAGTATATCTTGAACTATTCTAAGAAACTTGACTATTGGTATGAAATTGAACATAGTTTCTATAAGCAGAAGTCTAGAATAAATT
This portion of the Papaver somniferum cultivar HN1 chromosome 11, ASM357369v1, whole genome shotgun sequence genome encodes:
- the LOC113320135 gene encoding pentatricopeptide repeat-containing protein At1g80270, mitochondrial-like, producing MFTLRRASISLRTRLHSLRAVAGAAAAPPQSYHTKSNNLHQISPEESNNLHQDPSNHRNLLKILGVDRKEDKEEDDVGEDLRDGFSELENPPKDEEDPEKVRSPRFNLFYLIASAHPRNLYASLNKFIPEIKALGNSKIRKVFHRLSGNQMYELAYQLSNWLEIKNLVTFEEERDYATRLDLIAKVSGLPFAEKYLDESIPEMFKGEKVYKTLLYNHIKAGNAKRAEQVFEKMRNLGFPVSGYACEQMIALYRKFDKKKIANVLLLMDENDVKPTRFTYQILIDVKGKSNDTPGMEELVQDMKNDGLELDDHIRSVLARHYIYAGFDMKAGEILKEMETEDLEVKFGECNHLLPLYAALGKADQVERIWKLCESDGRVDDDVAGISAFGKVGRVEKAEEIFEKSVKSSSKGYIALLNVYVDHKLVAKCEDLVKRMTSARLPIDPILCYSLVKFYVDAGEVEKADSVLQNALQQGDRRLKPSYKSFQLMMNQYSTRGDIHNTEKIFHHLKQTGYVSNIGDYQSLLQAYINGKVPAYGFRERIMADNLIPDKFFDVQLADVHPFKKTAMSSDLLDLENILS